The Parabacteroides sp. AD58 genome includes a window with the following:
- a CDS encoding S46 family peptidase has protein sequence MNLKKQIWSVLLLFAALGQVYADEGMWVLKELNKQNLARMKELGFTPTYEQLYSETDPCVANAVVIFGGGCTGITVSQEGLIFTNHHCGYGAIQQLSSVEHDYLKDGFISQSKEEELPVPGLTVKYLRQTIDVSERINSAISKIDDEYKRLMAADSIGNVLCDSIGVDEFKQASVIPFYSDNKYYLIVYNVFRDVRMVFAPPSSVGKFGGDTDNWMWPRHTGDFSIFRVYANANNEPAEYSKDNKPYSPKYVAEVSLQGYQDKDFAMTIGFPGSTSRYLCSWGVQQRIEDENVPRIEVRGIKQEIWKKAMSESDAVRIKYASKYAGSSNYWKNSIGMNKGLARLGVIARKQEQEQAFAAWVNQDPQRKAKYGEVLDLLKEGYTSANEYQRALVYLLESLERGTEIVGLARMVNSFDAAGSTDEERQIFLEDRIKPFFKDYEPTLDQQVLAAMMQIAKERIPAQYLPDEFAKIDKKYKGDYKKYAADLFKKTKLLSYDNIVKLISDPKKNAKLKKDPAFSLSLSSFVALIELRQKMNDSSDKISKGERLYLAGLMEMYPDKTFYSDANFTMRASYGSIGGYRPYDAAWYDYYTTEKGILEKQDPTNDEFWVQEEILDLVRSRDFGQYANKNGDLQLCFLTNNDITGGNSGSPIFDKNARLIGLAFDGNWEAMSGDIAFEPELQRCIGVDIRYVLFMIDKWGKCPRLIQELKLVK, from the coding sequence ATGAATTTAAAGAAACAGATTTGGAGTGTTTTGCTTCTGTTTGCTGCTTTAGGCCAAGTATATGCCGACGAAGGCATGTGGGTATTGAAGGAGCTGAACAAACAGAACTTGGCTCGCATGAAAGAGCTGGGCTTCACGCCTACGTATGAACAGCTGTACAGTGAGACAGATCCGTGTGTAGCCAATGCCGTTGTCATCTTCGGAGGTGGTTGTACTGGAATCACTGTATCACAAGAAGGTTTAATATTTACGAACCATCACTGCGGATATGGTGCTATTCAACAGTTAAGTAGTGTTGAACATGACTACCTGAAAGATGGTTTCATCTCACAAAGTAAGGAAGAAGAATTGCCTGTTCCAGGACTGACTGTTAAGTATCTTCGCCAAACAATTGATGTATCAGAACGAATCAACAGTGCCATCAGCAAGATTGACGACGAATACAAACGGCTCATGGCTGCCGATTCTATCGGAAACGTATTATGTGATTCTATCGGTGTCGACGAATTCAAGCAGGCAAGCGTTATTCCGTTCTATTCAGACAACAAGTATTATCTGATTGTTTACAACGTATTCCGTGACGTCCGTATGGTATTTGCTCCACCCAGTTCAGTAGGTAAGTTCGGTGGTGATACCGATAACTGGATGTGGCCGCGTCATACTGGCGACTTCTCAATCTTCCGCGTTTATGCCAACGCCAATAATGAACCGGCTGAATACAGCAAAGACAACAAACCGTATTCTCCGAAATATGTAGCCGAAGTATCTTTGCAAGGATATCAGGATAAAGATTTCGCTATGACCATCGGCTTCCCGGGAAGCACCAGCCGTTATCTGTGCTCATGGGGCGTACAACAGCGTATTGAAGACGAGAATGTTCCTCGTATCGAAGTACGTGGCATCAAACAGGAAATCTGGAAAAAGGCCATGTCTGAAAGTGATGCTGTCCGTATCAAATACGCCTCTAAGTATGCAGGAAGCTCCAACTACTGGAAAAATTCCATTGGAATGAATAAAGGGTTGGCCCGTTTAGGTGTAATTGCCCGCAAGCAAGAGCAGGAACAGGCTTTTGCTGCCTGGGTAAATCAGGATCCGCAACGTAAGGCTAAATATGGTGAAGTACTCGACTTATTGAAAGAAGGATATACATCTGCCAATGAATACCAGCGTGCTTTGGTATATCTGTTGGAATCACTCGAAAGAGGAACAGAAATTGTCGGTCTGGCACGTATGGTAAACAGCTTCGACGCTGCCGGCTCAACCGATGAAGAACGTCAGATCTTCCTGGAAGATCGTATCAAGCCTTTCTTCAAAGACTACGAACCAACACTCGACCAGCAAGTACTGGCAGCTATGATGCAGATAGCAAAAGAACGTATTCCTGCACAATACCTGCCGGATGAATTCGCCAAGATCGACAAGAAATATAAAGGCGATTATAAAAAGTATGCTGCCGACTTATTCAAGAAGACCAAGCTTTTGTCATACGATAATATTGTAAAGCTGATCTCAGATCCGAAAAAGAATGCTAAACTGAAAAAAGACCCGGCCTTCTCTTTAAGCCTTTCTTCGTTTGTCGCCTTAATCGAATTAAGACAGAAGATGAACGACTCGTCTGATAAAATCTCAAAAGGCGAACGTCTGTATCTGGCCGGATTAATGGAAATGTATCCCGACAAAACATTCTATTCGGATGCCAATTTCACCATGCGTGCCAGCTATGGTAGCATTGGCGGATATCGTCCGTATGATGCTGCCTGGTACGATTATTACACAACCGAAAAAGGAATCCTCGAAAAGCAAGATCCGACCAACGACGAATTCTGGGTACAAGAAGAAATACTCGACTTAGTTCGCAGCCGTGACTTCGGACAATATGCAAACAAGAACGGTGATCTCCAGCTTTGCTTCCTCACCAACAACGATATCACCGGCGGTAACTCCGGTAGTCCGATATTTGATAAGAATGCCCGTCTTATCGGTCTGGCATTCGACGGTAACTGGGAAGCCATGAGTGGCGACATTGCCTTTGAACCGGAATTACAACGCTGCATCGGTGTTGATATCCGCTATGTTCTGTTTATGATTGATAAATGGGGAAAGTGCCCTCGATTAATTCAGGAGTTAAAGTTGGTAAAATAA
- a CDS encoding dihydrodipicolinate synthase family protein, with product MEKIKGLIDAPFTPMLPNGEVNYEPIQAYADLLVRNGLKGVFINGSSGEGYLLSDEERIKLAECWIQAVPKDFKVIVHVGSTCVKASRKLAAHAAEIGAWGIGAMATPFPKIGRIEELVKYCQEIASGAPALPFYYYHIPAFNGAYLPMTSFLAAVDGVIPNFAGIKYTYESLYEYNQCRLYKNGKYDMLHGQDETLLPSLAMGGAQGGIGGTTNYNGRELVGILNAWAAGDLETAREKQNFAQEVINVICHYRGNIVAGKRIMKLIGLDLGPNRIPFQNMTDQEELQMKSELEAIHFFDRCNK from the coding sequence ATGGAAAAGATAAAAGGACTGATCGATGCTCCGTTTACTCCCATGCTGCCCAATGGAGAAGTAAACTATGAACCCATTCAGGCGTATGCAGATTTACTGGTAAGAAATGGGCTGAAAGGTGTTTTTATCAATGGTTCTTCCGGAGAAGGATATCTGCTTAGCGATGAAGAACGCATAAAACTGGCTGAATGTTGGATACAAGCTGTTCCAAAAGACTTCAAAGTTATTGTACACGTAGGCAGTACTTGTGTAAAAGCCAGCCGTAAACTTGCAGCACATGCCGCAGAAATAGGAGCATGGGGCATTGGAGCGATGGCAACTCCTTTTCCTAAAATCGGTCGCATAGAAGAACTGGTTAAATATTGCCAGGAAATTGCTTCAGGCGCACCTGCATTACCTTTCTACTACTATCATATTCCGGCATTCAATGGTGCCTATCTGCCTATGACAAGTTTCTTGGCTGCAGTTGACGGTGTTATTCCTAACTTTGCCGGAATTAAATATACATACGAAAGTTTATACGAATACAATCAATGCCGATTATATAAAAACGGTAAATATGACATGCTTCACGGTCAGGATGAAACATTACTTCCATCGTTAGCAATGGGTGGTGCACAAGGTGGTATTGGTGGAACAACCAATTATAACGGCCGTGAATTGGTAGGAATATTAAACGCCTGGGCTGCCGGTGACTTAGAGACAGCTCGTGAGAAGCAGAACTTTGCCCAAGAAGTGATTAATGTGATCTGCCACTATCGAGGGAATATCGTTGCAGGAAAACGAATTATGAAACTGATCGGTTTAGATTTAGGTCCTAACCGTATTCCTTTCCAGAATATGACTGATCAGGAAGAACTACAGATGAAATCAGAATTAGAAGCCATTCATTTCTTTGACAGATGTAATAAATAA
- a CDS encoding MFS transporter: MKKHKYYPWIVVGLLWIVALLNYMDRQMLSTMKSAMMIDIEELQSAANFGRLMAIFLWIYGFMSPVAGMIADRINRKWLIVGSLFVWSFVTLMMGYCSNFQQLYILRAVMGISEALYIPAALSLIADYHTDKSRSLAVGLHMTGLYIGQALGGFGATVASSYGWEVTFHWFGLIGIAYSIILILFLKDMHSGLIRQITNTTEEKLSAKSMFGGIGMLMANISFWVILFYFAASSLPGWATKNWLPTLFAENLNLDMAEAGPLSTFTIAFSSFVGVIAGGILSDKWVQKNIKGRVYTGVIGLAMTIPALLMLGFGHNLFLILSGGLCFGLGYGMFDANNMPILCQFVSARQRATAYGIMNMTGVFAGALITSFLGKSMDGGHLGYDFALLSIVIAAAVLLQLFCLHPKVNNKTDE; this comes from the coding sequence ATGAAAAAACACAAATATTATCCTTGGATCGTAGTTGGGCTGCTTTGGATTGTAGCCTTGTTAAACTACATGGACAGACAGATGCTTTCCACCATGAAGTCTGCCATGATGATTGATATCGAGGAATTGCAGTCGGCTGCCAACTTTGGACGACTGATGGCTATCTTTCTATGGATATACGGATTCATGAGTCCGGTAGCCGGAATGATTGCCGACCGAATCAATCGGAAATGGCTCATTGTGGGAAGCCTCTTTGTCTGGTCCTTCGTAACTCTCATGATGGGATATTGTTCCAACTTCCAGCAACTTTATATATTAAGAGCAGTTATGGGAATCAGTGAAGCTTTATATATTCCGGCAGCCTTATCTCTCATTGCCGATTACCATACCGATAAGTCCAGATCTTTAGCTGTTGGCCTACATATGACCGGTTTATACATCGGGCAGGCTTTAGGTGGTTTTGGCGCTACTGTAGCTTCTTCTTACGGATGGGAAGTAACTTTCCATTGGTTTGGTCTTATCGGCATCGCCTATAGTATTATACTGATTCTGTTCTTAAAGGATATGCATAGCGGACTTATCCGACAGATCACCAACACTACCGAAGAAAAGCTATCAGCCAAAAGCATGTTCGGCGGTATTGGTATGCTCATGGCAAATATTTCCTTTTGGGTTATTCTGTTCTATTTTGCGGCTTCCAGTTTACCAGGTTGGGCCACTAAGAACTGGTTACCCACTTTATTCGCTGAGAACTTGAATTTAGATATGGCAGAAGCCGGTCCGTTATCAACCTTCACCATCGCTTTCTCATCGTTTGTTGGTGTCATTGCCGGCGGTATTCTATCAGATAAATGGGTACAGAAGAACATCAAAGGTCGAGTTTATACCGGAGTCATCGGCTTAGCTATGACTATACCAGCCTTGTTGATGTTAGGTTTCGGACATAATCTGTTCCTGATTTTGAGTGGCGGACTTTGCTTCGGATTAGGATATGGCATGTTTGACGCCAATAATATGCCTATTCTTTGCCAGTTTGTTTCAGCCCGTCAAAGAGCTACAGCTTATGGAATCATGAACATGACAGGCGTTTTTGCCGGCGCCCTGATCACGTCTTTCTTAGGAAAATCAATGGATGGCGGTCATTTAGGCTACGACTTTGCCTTACTGAGCATAGTTATTGCCGCGGCAGTCTTATTACAATTATTCTGCCTGCACCCAAAAGTGAACAACAAGACGGATGAATAA
- a CDS encoding TIGR00341 family protein, translating to MEKDAVNKSIKAFFTRMLDIRQEQENEQETIESIKKGVEFKGTNLWVLIFATFIASLGLNTNSTAVIIGAMLISPLMGPIMGFGLGLGIADFDLIKRSFRNFATATLFSVITSSIYFLISPINEAQSELLARTQPTLYDVLIAFFGGLAGIVASSTKSKGNVIPGVAIATALMPPLCTAGFGLATGNLYYFFGAFYLYFINTVFISLATYLVVRVLKYPKKVFLDKEREKKVTRYVGIIVVFTIVPSLFLSYRLVKTTYFNQQALNFINTELAFPNTQVLSKSITDTSDKKEIKVVLIGDNVAETTIEDARNRLPRYGLKYVNLVVQQGFSEQETDINQLKSLLMQDLYKNSEEVLRAQTLQIDSLQRELKSYRDDRLMAEQLKPEVKVLFPYIREISCTHTSLIPIDSAAQKPIMLIYVKSAEKVSADNKKKLTDWLSARTGVNTIKLLIENE from the coding sequence ATGGAGAAAGACGCGGTGAATAAATCAATCAAGGCTTTTTTTACTCGTATGCTTGACATCCGGCAGGAACAAGAGAACGAGCAGGAAACCATTGAGTCGATCAAGAAAGGAGTAGAGTTTAAAGGAACCAACTTATGGGTCCTGATCTTTGCTACTTTCATCGCATCGCTCGGCTTGAATACCAATTCGACAGCCGTTATCATCGGTGCGATGCTGATATCTCCGCTGATGGGACCGATTATGGGATTCGGTCTCGGATTAGGCATTGCCGACTTCGACCTGATTAAACGGTCTTTCCGAAACTTTGCTACTGCTACGTTGTTTAGTGTGATTACTTCTTCTATCTATTTTCTGATATCACCTATTAACGAGGCCCAAAGCGAACTGTTAGCCCGCACACAGCCGACATTATACGATGTATTGATTGCATTCTTCGGCGGACTGGCCGGTATTGTTGCCAGCTCTACCAAAAGCAAGGGTAATGTAATACCAGGTGTTGCCATAGCAACCGCCTTGATGCCGCCCTTGTGTACTGCCGGATTCGGCCTGGCTACCGGCAATCTCTACTATTTCTTCGGTGCCTTTTATCTTTATTTCATTAACACCGTATTTATCAGTCTGGCCACATACCTTGTCGTACGTGTTCTTAAATACCCGAAGAAAGTATTCCTCGACAAAGAAAGAGAAAAGAAGGTTACCCGATATGTCGGAATCATCGTTGTCTTTACCATCGTACCCAGCTTGTTCTTGAGCTATCGGCTGGTGAAGACGACTTATTTCAACCAGCAGGCACTGAACTTCATCAATACTGAATTGGCATTCCCCAATACGCAGGTATTGAGTAAAAGCATCACCGATACATCCGATAAGAAAGAAATCAAAGTGGTTCTGATAGGTGATAATGTGGCTGAAACGACAATTGAAGATGCCAGAAACCGATTGCCACGTTACGGACTGAAATACGTCAATCTGGTTGTACAGCAAGGATTCTCAGAACAGGAAACAGATATCAACCAATTGAAAAGCCTGCTTATGCAGGATTTGTATAAGAACAGCGAAGAAGTACTGCGGGCACAAACCTTGCAGATAGACTCGTTGCAACGCGAACTGAAGAGTTACCGGGACGACCGGCTTATGGCCGAGCAGTTGAAGCCCGAAGTTAAAGTTCTGTTCCCGTATATCCGGGAAATTTCCTGCACCCATACAAGTCTTATTCCCATCGACTCAGCAGCCCAGAAGCCGATTATGCTGATTTATGTCAAGAGTGCAGAAAAGGTATCAGCCGATAATAAAAAGAAACTGACCGACTGGCTGTCGGCCCGAACTGGAGTAAATACAATTAAATTACTAATAGAAAACGAATAA
- a CDS encoding DcaP family trimeric outer membrane transporter, translating into MNRKWWLAGFLFCLVFTGAAQKKNFTYKFYGQVRGDLFYNSRANGEIVDGLFHLYPKDHAYDADGNDLNAQSNSSFYVLYSRLGIDMTGPSIGKIATSAKIETDFRGTGTSFAILRIRHAYVNLAWKQSALLLGQTWHPFFGDIYPQVLNLNTGAPFNAFSRAPQIRYRFDNGHWQLTGAALWQLQYLSNGPNGKSEEYIKNSCIPEFYAGIDYKHENFQAGIGAEVLSLKPRTQNTGDGKVYKLDERITSMSFEAHLRYKTPDWLVAAKSTLGENMTHTCMLGGYGVTSIDARTGEQTYTPFRHSMTWLNVVHGQKWKQGLFVGYMKNLGTGEDIINQYGTGLEVGQLLTVDLQLSYNLPHWKFGLEYSPSTGWFGTADNRGCIHDTHTVTNHRILAAMIYMF; encoded by the coding sequence ATGAACAGGAAATGGTGGCTGGCAGGATTTTTGTTCTGCCTGGTGTTTACAGGTGCTGCACAAAAGAAAAACTTCACGTACAAATTTTACGGGCAAGTCAGAGGTGATTTGTTCTATAACTCACGGGCCAATGGAGAAATTGTGGATGGTTTGTTTCATCTTTATCCGAAAGATCATGCCTATGATGCGGATGGAAACGACTTAAATGCTCAGTCTAACAGTAGCTTTTACGTATTATATTCCCGCTTGGGTATTGATATGACCGGACCTTCCATCGGGAAGATTGCCACATCGGCCAAGATTGAAACAGATTTCCGCGGAACGGGTACTTCGTTTGCTATTCTGCGTATCCGTCATGCCTATGTGAATCTGGCCTGGAAGCAGTCGGCTTTATTGCTGGGACAAACCTGGCATCCATTCTTTGGTGATATTTATCCGCAGGTATTGAACCTGAATACGGGTGCGCCGTTTAATGCTTTCAGCCGGGCTCCGCAAATCCGTTACCGCTTTGACAACGGACACTGGCAACTGACCGGTGCGGCCCTCTGGCAATTACAATATCTGTCGAACGGACCGAACGGGAAAAGCGAAGAATATATCAAGAACAGTTGTATCCCGGAATTCTATGCCGGCATCGATTACAAGCATGAGAACTTCCAAGCGGGTATTGGAGCCGAAGTATTATCTCTGAAACCCCGTACACAGAATACGGGAGACGGCAAGGTGTATAAGCTGGACGAACGAATCACATCCATGAGCTTTGAAGCGCATCTCCGGTATAAAACGCCCGACTGGTTAGTGGCTGCCAAAAGTACGTTAGGCGAAAATATGACGCATACCTGCATGCTGGGCGGTTATGGTGTAACGAGTATCGACGCCCGAACCGGCGAACAAACCTATACACCGTTCCGGCATTCGATGACGTGGCTGAATGTGGTTCACGGACAGAAATGGAAACAAGGCCTCTTTGTCGGCTATATGAAGAATCTGGGTACAGGCGAAGACATCATCAATCAGTACGGAACCGGACTGGAAGTCGGACAATTACTGACCGTTGATCTCCAGCTTTCTTATAATTTGCCTCATTGGAAATTCGGACTCGAATACAGTCCTTCGACCGGCTGGTTCGGTACAGCCGACAACCGCGGATGTATCCACGACACACATACTGTAACCAATCACCGTATTTTAGCGGCGATGATTTATATGTTCTAA
- a CDS encoding lipopolysaccharide biosynthesis protein: protein MAGGMKRLAKETAVYGLSSIIGRFLNWMLVPMYTRVFTDTGDFGIVTNLYGWVALLLVLLTFGMETGFFRFINKKEETEPMRVYATTMAWVGGLSGAFLILVLLFLRPIAHALSYTAPLEYLGMMLGITAVDAFCCIPFAYLRYAGQAYRFAGIKLLSIFLNIFLNIFFLVICPWLYTRMPETIGWFYRPDYGVGYVFVANVITTGITFLCLLPSMMPGFKARPDGTLLKEMLHYSFPILILGIAGIFNQTADKILFPLLFDDKTEAYRQLGIYGACFKVAVVMVMFIQAFRYAYEPFIFAKNKSEGNTKAYAEAMKYFIIFSLFIFLGVMFYIDIIKYFVGSRYYDGLQVVPIVMLGEFFFGIYFNLSFWYKLIDQTQWGAYFSIIGCASTVAIIILFAPTYGYMACAWASFCCNLLMMLLSYFIGQKKYPIQYDLKSAAIYFSLAAVLYIVGMYLPVPSTAAKLAFRTILLIGFLWFTVRRDLPLTEIPYIGKKLKK, encoded by the coding sequence ATGGCGGGAGGAATGAAGCGGCTGGCTAAGGAAACAGCCGTTTATGGATTGAGCAGTATTATCGGGCGCTTTCTGAACTGGATGTTAGTGCCGATGTACACACGCGTATTTACCGATACCGGCGATTTTGGTATTGTCACTAACTTATACGGTTGGGTAGCTTTGTTATTGGTGCTCCTAACCTTCGGTATGGAAACCGGGTTCTTTCGGTTTATCAACAAGAAAGAAGAAACAGAACCGATGCGGGTTTATGCCACAACAATGGCATGGGTAGGCGGTTTATCCGGTGCCTTCCTGATATTGGTATTGCTGTTCCTGCGTCCGATAGCCCATGCTTTAAGCTACACAGCTCCGTTGGAATACTTAGGCATGATGTTGGGTATCACGGCCGTCGACGCATTCTGTTGCATTCCTTTTGCCTATCTGCGTTATGCGGGCCAGGCCTATCGGTTTGCCGGTATCAAACTGCTGAGTATCTTCCTCAACATCTTTCTCAACATCTTCTTCCTGGTGATTTGTCCGTGGTTATATACCCGTATGCCAGAAACAATCGGCTGGTTCTATCGCCCCGATTACGGAGTAGGATATGTATTCGTAGCCAACGTGATTACCACAGGTATTACATTCCTTTGCCTCTTGCCGAGTATGATGCCCGGCTTCAAGGCACGTCCGGACGGAACCCTACTGAAAGAGATGCTGCATTATTCATTTCCCATCTTGATTTTGGGTATTGCCGGTATCTTCAATCAGACAGCCGACAAGATTCTCTTCCCGCTCTTGTTTGACGACAAGACGGAAGCCTACCGCCAGTTAGGAATCTACGGCGCCTGCTTTAAGGTAGCCGTGGTAATGGTGATGTTCATTCAAGCCTTCCGTTATGCCTACGAACCCTTCATCTTTGCCAAGAACAAAAGTGAAGGAAATACAAAGGCATACGCTGAAGCCATGAAGTATTTTATCATCTTCTCCCTGTTTATCTTCTTAGGTGTCATGTTTTACATCGACATCATCAAATACTTCGTCGGCAGCCGGTATTACGACGGTCTGCAAGTCGTACCGATTGTCATGCTGGGCGAATTCTTCTTCGGTATATACTTTAACCTCTCTTTCTGGTATAAACTGATTGACCAGACCCAATGGGGCGCTTATTTCTCGATCATCGGCTGTGCTTCGACGGTAGCCATCATCATTCTTTTTGCTCCGACCTACGGATATATGGCCTGTGCCTGGGCATCATTCTGCTGTAATCTGCTGATGATGCTGCTCTCATACTTTATCGGTCAGAAGAAATATCCGATTCAGTACGACCTGAAGTCGGCAGCCATCTACTTTAGTCTGGCAGCCGTCTTATACATAGTCGGTATGTATCTCCCGGTTCCGTCGACAGCCGCGAAGTTGGCCTTCCGGACAATCCTGCTGATCGGCTTTCTCTGGTTTACCGTCCGAAGAGATTTACCGCTGACAGAAATCCCATATATCGGCAAGAAGCTAAAGAAATAA
- a CDS encoding TrpB-like pyridoxal phosphate-dependent enzyme, producing MNTKKFLLEEKDIPTAWYNIVADMEHKPMPMLNPQTKKPLVEEDLYPLFSKGAAHQEMNTTDAWIEIPEEVRDLYKVWRPTPLVRAYGLEKALDTPAHIYFKNESVSPIGSHKLNSALAQAYYCKQEGVTNITTETGAGQWGAALSYAAKAFGLELAVYMVKVSYHQKPYRRSIMQTFGAQVIASPSMSTRAGRKILTDHPNYQGSLGTAISEAVELAMSTPNCKYTLGSVMNHVMLHQTVIGLEAEKQMEMAGEYPDVVIACFGGGSNFSGISFPFLRHKIKEGKNIRIVAAEPASCPKLTRGQFQYDFGDEAGYTPLIPMFTLGHNFAPANIHAGGLRYHGAGSIVSELLKDKMMEAVDVQQLDTFKAAVMFAQSEGIIPAPESAHAIAAAIREANQAKLEGKPRTILFNLSGHGLIDMAAYDLYLAGDLLNYEVTDEDVKKNLSELEHII from the coding sequence ATGAACACAAAGAAGTTTTTATTAGAGGAAAAGGATATTCCTACAGCTTGGTATAACATTGTAGCCGACATGGAGCATAAACCCATGCCTATGTTGAACCCACAGACAAAAAAACCGTTAGTAGAAGAAGATTTGTATCCGTTGTTTTCAAAGGGTGCTGCTCATCAGGAAATGAATACAACAGATGCTTGGATTGAAATCCCTGAAGAGGTTCGTGATTTATATAAGGTTTGGCGTCCTACTCCGCTGGTTCGTGCTTACGGATTGGAAAAAGCCTTGGATACGCCGGCTCATATTTATTTCAAGAATGAAAGTGTCAGCCCAATCGGTTCACATAAATTGAATTCAGCTTTGGCTCAGGCCTATTATTGCAAGCAGGAAGGTGTCACCAATATTACTACTGAAACTGGTGCCGGACAATGGGGTGCTGCCCTTTCGTATGCAGCCAAAGCCTTTGGTTTGGAACTGGCAGTTTATATGGTAAAGGTTAGTTATCATCAGAAACCATATCGTCGTTCGATCATGCAGACATTTGGTGCGCAGGTAATCGCTTCGCCAAGTATGAGTACACGTGCCGGACGAAAGATTCTAACCGATCATCCAAATTATCAGGGAAGTTTGGGTACTGCTATTTCGGAAGCTGTTGAATTGGCCATGAGTACACCGAACTGTAAATATACTTTAGGAAGTGTCATGAATCATGTTATGCTTCACCAGACAGTAATTGGTTTGGAAGCAGAGAAGCAGATGGAAATGGCTGGTGAATATCCGGATGTAGTGATTGCTTGTTTCGGTGGTGGTTCTAACTTCTCGGGTATTTCTTTCCCATTTTTACGTCATAAGATCAAGGAAGGAAAAAATATTCGTATTGTTGCTGCTGAACCAGCTTCTTGTCCGAAGCTGACTCGTGGACAGTTCCAATATGACTTCGGTGATGAAGCTGGTTATACACCGTTGATTCCGATGTTCACATTAGGACATAACTTTGCTCCGGCCAATATCCATGCCGGCGGTTTGCGTTATCATGGTGCCGGCTCTATTGTCAGTGAGTTATTGAAAGATAAGATGATGGAAGCCGTGGATGTACAGCAGTTGGATACATTTAAGGCTGCTGTTATGTTTGCTCAAAGCGAAGGAATTATTCCGGCTCCAGAATCAGCTCATGCGATTGCTGCCGCAATTCGTGAAGCAAACCAGGCTAAATTGGAAGGAAAACCTCGTACAATCTTGTTCAACTTGTCTGGTCATGGTTTAATTGATATGGCAGCATACGATCTGTATCTGGCAGGCGACTTGCTGAATTATGAAGTAACTGATGAAGATGTGAAGAAGAATCTGAGTGAATTGGAACATATCATCTGA
- the ruvB gene encoding Holliday junction branch migration DNA helicase RuvB produces MEDDFDIRDARMPESEREYENALRPLSFHDFSGQAKVVENLKVFVMAARMRKEALDHVLLHGPPGLGKTTLSNIIANELGVGFKVTSGPVLDKPGDLAGVLTSLEKNDVLFIDEIHRLSPVVEEYLYSAMEDYRIDIMIDKGPSARSIQIDLAPFTLVGATTRSGLLTSPLRARFGINLHLEYYDVSTLTQIILRSADILNISCELNAAKEIASRSRGTPRIANALLRRVRDFAQVKGSGAIDKAIACYALEALNIDRYGLDQIDNKILTTIIDKFKGGPVGLTTIATALGEDPGTLEEVYEPFLIKEGFLKRTPRGREVTELAYTHLGRMHDDGNQGLLF; encoded by the coding sequence ATGGAAGACGACTTTGATATAAGAGACGCCCGGATGCCGGAGAGTGAAAGAGAATACGAAAATGCCCTCCGTCCGCTTTCGTTCCACGACTTCAGTGGGCAGGCGAAGGTGGTGGAGAACCTGAAAGTATTCGTCATGGCTGCCCGGATGCGTAAAGAAGCTCTGGACCATGTGCTGCTACACGGGCCTCCAGGACTGGGAAAGACTACACTTTCGAATATTATCGCCAACGAATTGGGCGTCGGTTTTAAGGTGACATCGGGTCCGGTACTCGACAAACCGGGTGATTTGGCTGGAGTATTGACTTCGTTGGAGAAGAATGATGTACTGTTTATCGACGAGATTCACCGACTGAGTCCGGTGGTGGAAGAATATCTCTATTCGGCGATGGAAGATTATCGGATTGACATCATGATCGACAAAGGCCCAAGTGCCCGCTCGATCCAGATAGATCTGGCTCCGTTTACGCTGGTAGGTGCTACCACCCGCAGCGGGTTGCTGACGAGTCCTTTGCGGGCCCGTTTCGGAATCAACCTGCATCTGGAATATTATGACGTATCGACATTGACACAGATCATCCTGCGAAGTGCCGATATCTTGAATATTTCGTGCGAGCTGAATGCGGCGAAAGAGATCGCTTCCCGCAGCCGTGGAACGCCCCGTATTGCCAATGCGCTGTTACGCCGCGTACGCGACTTCGCCCAGGTAAAGGGAAGCGGAGCGATCGACAAGGCGATTGCATGCTATGCCCTCGAAGCCTTGAACATCGACCGCTACGGACTGGACCAGATTGATAATAAGATTCTGACAACGATTATTGATAAGTTCAAAGGCGGACCGGTGGGATTGACCACGATTGCTACGGCTTTGGGTGAAGATCCCGGTACGTTGGAAGAAGTATATGAGCCCTTCCTCATCAAGGAAGGCTTTCTGAAGCGGACACCTCGCGGACGCGAAGTGACAGAACTCGCTTATACCCACTTAGGACGTATGCACGACGATGGGAACCAGGGATTATTGTTTTAG